In the Thermococcus sp. MAR1 genome, one interval contains:
- a CDS encoding TIGR00289 family protein — translation MRVAVLYSGGKDSNYALYWALRQGFEVRYLVSMVSESDESYMYHVPNIHLTELQAKAIGIPLVKGFTSGEKEKEVEDMKAVLEGLKIDGVVAGALASEYQKKRVDRVAKELGIESFAPAWHRDPIEYMREIIGIFDVVMVGTAAYGLDESWLGRRIDEKALEELVKLHEKYKIHVAGEGGEFETFVRDAPFFRARIVFDEVEKKWSECSYSGVLEVRKAHLELK, via the coding sequence ATGCGCGTTGCCGTGCTGTATTCGGGCGGGAAGGACTCTAACTACGCCCTCTACTGGGCGCTTAGGCAGGGATTTGAGGTCAGGTACCTCGTCTCGATGGTAAGCGAGAGCGACGAGAGCTACATGTACCACGTGCCGAACATCCACCTCACAGAGCTCCAGGCGAAGGCGATAGGAATTCCCCTCGTCAAGGGCTTCACCAGCGGCGAGAAGGAGAAGGAAGTTGAGGACATGAAGGCCGTCCTTGAGGGGCTTAAGATAGACGGCGTCGTTGCCGGTGCCCTGGCCAGTGAGTACCAGAAGAAGCGCGTTGACAGGGTAGCAAAGGAGCTTGGCATAGAGAGCTTTGCCCCGGCCTGGCACCGCGACCCAATCGAGTATATGCGCGAGATAATCGGCATCTTTGATGTTGTCATGGTCGGCACGGCCGCCTACGGCCTCGACGAGAGCTGGCTCGGAAGGAGGATTGACGAGAAAGCGTTGGAGGAACTTGTGAAGCTCCATGAGAAGTACAAAATTCACGTCGCCGGTGAGGGCGGTGAGTTCGAGACCTTTGTGAGAGATGCCCCCTTCTTCAGGGCGAGGATAGTCTTCGATGAGGTCGAGAAGAAGTGGAGCGAATGCAGCTATTCGGGCGTGCTTGAGGTGAGGAAGGCGCATTTGGAGCTAAAATGA